Proteins encoded by one window of Chrysiogenes arsenatis DSM 11915:
- the recB gene encoding exodeoxyribonuclease V subunit beta: protein MESRSQPLHTATLPLTGTHLIEASAGTGKTFTIALLYLRLILETQHNTEEILVVTFTRAATQELRERIRARIAEAAQLLTEATLAKADPALAEVLAPYIQSDSHTRQTAITRLWHAARTIDRAAIYTIHGFCQRILQEYPLECNVPFRMELESDPTPLQLRLHQNYWRNAVAFLPIEQLPQSAHTLHPETLASWGKQWPESARVVPDPETLAAEHVQHCTIWQAARDAAQNGESPLVEFFASLLRDGALALRAKRLKAWSAHGDPALVVQELRDILETSDEWQQLEDFLPDKLASRLKKGHVLPQPPKEFDPIVTLYQTLQQASPASSDPFLPIKLQARQYVQSRTRDAQQKERVVFFDDLIALLWQNLHNDNRDILLAHLQHRFRAALIDEFQDTDPRQYELFHAIFATPSHLLLMIGDPKQAIYRFRGADLFTYLRAKSQCKSHWSLTTNYRSSAAMISAVNAIFSQHVDPFRASELLRGSDYTAAIEYFPSQASAVGAPGQLIMNSVPQSALHIWTTEEKITKQKRSTVLTGVASEISRLLSSQTHYQARNGERHQISAGDIAILVRTNQQAEQMRQVLATIGIPATLFVDSSVFQTTESEDLRHLLHALWHPHRHDLLRGAMLCESWGLTLTELTLRMESLQKAAEACHRLWQNSGVLHALSRFWSDTTLSSDGHSLFARLAQRSDGERRLANLRHLSEMVHEAEQAGHLGGIELLRWYDRERDNNDDERMLRLESDHQRVQIITVHRAKGLEFPIVFIPCGWEPRNTIAQRVLASGMTIHLPEHDFAPTVDLGSNNWEQHFTRYQLENHAEEIRLLYVALTRAIVRCYLVQPPIEDTYESAQSYLLLGQSELPALNTQELQQHIAKTLFASTPAGAISIDALPDTMPIQYATDTVANTPLHYRRAKRHTIAPSWHQTSFTALAHARTSWNRIDEINDALDDAIDTPALTPRDDVLPSGRTMGLLLHDIFAAIDFADTTMLNTASVAPYLSRYGIRDDTQSSIANALLALITHVVQAPLPSFGDGASSWSLQQIPRAARLSELEFHFPICSLSQHAWSQLFATLAAPDSPEGQLYQSIAELSLQVRAGFVTGSIDLVCEINRRYALIDYKSNLLGNHEQAYEIASLHHAMQNGKYALQYLLYSVALHRYLQHRLANYRYCDHFGGVYYLFLRGMAYGKGVFTVMPAEEQIETLSRALG, encoded by the coding sequence ATGGAGTCACGCAGCCAGCCCCTTCACACAGCTACCCTTCCGTTAACCGGCACTCACCTGATCGAAGCGAGTGCCGGCACCGGGAAAACCTTTACCATTGCTTTACTCTACCTCCGTTTGATCCTCGAAACACAACACAACACAGAAGAAATACTGGTCGTGACGTTTACTCGCGCCGCTACCCAAGAGTTGCGTGAGCGGATACGTGCGCGTATTGCCGAGGCAGCACAACTCCTGACGGAAGCAACACTCGCAAAGGCAGATCCAGCGCTAGCAGAAGTCTTAGCCCCTTACATTCAAAGCGATAGCCATACACGACAAACCGCCATTACGCGTCTGTGGCACGCCGCACGCACCATTGATCGTGCGGCAATCTATACGATTCACGGTTTCTGCCAACGAATTTTGCAAGAGTATCCACTGGAATGTAACGTCCCTTTTCGCATGGAGCTAGAGTCCGACCCCACTCCGTTACAACTTCGCTTGCATCAGAACTATTGGCGCAACGCCGTTGCATTCCTTCCCATTGAGCAGCTTCCACAATCGGCGCATACGCTTCACCCTGAAACGCTTGCCAGTTGGGGCAAGCAGTGGCCAGAAAGCGCTCGCGTGGTGCCCGATCCCGAAACCCTCGCTGCCGAACATGTACAGCATTGCACCATTTGGCAAGCCGCTCGCGATGCGGCACAAAATGGTGAATCGCCCCTAGTAGAATTTTTTGCATCATTGCTGCGCGATGGCGCCCTCGCTTTGCGCGCGAAACGGCTCAAGGCATGGAGCGCACACGGCGATCCCGCTCTTGTCGTCCAAGAACTACGCGACATTCTGGAAACCAGCGATGAGTGGCAGCAACTCGAAGACTTTCTTCCCGACAAACTGGCGTCTCGACTCAAAAAAGGGCATGTTCTGCCGCAGCCACCCAAAGAATTTGATCCGATAGTCACGCTCTATCAGACACTACAACAAGCTTCTCCAGCTTCTTCCGACCCATTCCTCCCGATCAAACTGCAAGCGCGTCAGTATGTGCAATCACGCACTCGCGATGCTCAACAAAAAGAGCGTGTCGTATTCTTTGATGATCTGATAGCGCTCCTCTGGCAAAACCTTCACAACGACAATCGTGACATCTTACTCGCGCACCTCCAACACCGCTTTCGAGCAGCGCTGATCGACGAATTTCAAGACACCGATCCACGGCAATATGAACTCTTCCATGCCATATTTGCCACGCCATCCCATCTACTGCTGATGATCGGCGACCCGAAACAAGCCATTTACCGCTTTCGCGGTGCTGATCTTTTCACCTACTTACGCGCCAAAAGTCAGTGCAAATCGCATTGGAGCCTGACGACAAATTACCGCAGTTCAGCGGCTATGATCAGTGCGGTTAATGCCATATTCTCGCAGCACGTCGACCCGTTTCGTGCGAGCGAACTCTTGCGCGGAAGCGATTATACGGCTGCTATTGAGTACTTCCCATCGCAGGCATCAGCAGTTGGCGCTCCCGGCCAGCTTATTATGAACAGCGTGCCACAGAGCGCATTGCATATTTGGACAACCGAGGAAAAAATCACAAAACAAAAGCGATCGACAGTGCTAACAGGTGTTGCCAGCGAGATTAGCCGCCTTCTTTCCAGCCAAACCCACTATCAAGCACGCAATGGCGAACGGCATCAGATAAGCGCTGGTGATATCGCCATTCTTGTGCGCACCAACCAGCAAGCCGAACAGATGCGCCAGGTACTCGCCACCATTGGCATCCCAGCCACCCTTTTTGTCGATAGCAGCGTTTTTCAGACAACTGAAAGCGAAGATTTGCGCCACCTGCTGCATGCGCTGTGGCATCCGCACCGTCACGATCTACTGCGCGGCGCCATGCTCTGCGAAAGTTGGGGACTGACACTGACAGAACTCACGCTGCGGATGGAGTCACTACAAAAGGCCGCCGAAGCGTGTCATAGATTGTGGCAAAACTCTGGCGTGCTCCACGCACTCTCCCGCTTTTGGTCAGATACCACACTGTCAAGCGACGGACATTCGCTTTTTGCTCGCCTCGCACAGCGATCCGACGGCGAACGCCGCCTTGCCAACTTGCGTCACCTGTCTGAAATGGTGCACGAAGCCGAGCAGGCGGGACACCTTGGCGGTATCGAACTCTTGCGCTGGTATGATCGCGAGCGTGACAACAACGACGATGAGCGGATGCTACGGCTCGAATCCGATCATCAGCGGGTGCAAATTATTACCGTGCATCGTGCCAAAGGACTGGAATTCCCCATTGTTTTTATCCCTTGCGGATGGGAGCCACGCAACACCATCGCACAACGGGTGCTGGCGAGCGGCATGACAATTCACCTCCCAGAACATGACTTTGCCCCAACCGTCGATTTGGGTAGCAACAATTGGGAACAGCACTTTACGCGCTATCAACTAGAAAACCATGCGGAAGAAATACGTTTGCTCTACGTGGCGCTAACACGTGCCATCGTTCGCTGCTACCTCGTGCAACCTCCGATAGAAGATACCTACGAATCAGCGCAAAGCTATCTTTTACTCGGGCAGAGTGAGCTTCCAGCGTTGAATACGCAGGAACTCCAACAGCACATAGCGAAAACACTCTTTGCCTCTACCCCCGCCGGTGCCATCAGCATTGACGCGCTTCCTGATACTATGCCCATCCAGTACGCGACGGATACCGTGGCGAACACGCCACTGCACTACCGCAGAGCCAAACGCCACACCATTGCACCCAGTTGGCACCAAACCAGCTTTACCGCACTGGCGCACGCGCGCACCAGTTGGAACCGCATCGATGAAATCAACGATGCCCTTGATGACGCGATAGACACGCCAGCGCTGACCCCGCGCGACGACGTGCTCCCTAGCGGCCGGACGATGGGATTGCTGCTGCATGACATATTCGCCGCCATCGACTTTGCCGACACCACCATGCTGAACACCGCCAGCGTGGCACCATACCTTTCCCGCTATGGCATCCGTGACGACACCCAATCAAGCATTGCCAACGCACTTCTCGCACTGATAACTCACGTCGTACAGGCTCCTCTGCCGTCCTTTGGAGATGGAGCATCATCATGGTCGCTGCAGCAGATTCCACGCGCAGCGCGACTCAGCGAACTCGAATTTCACTTTCCCATTTGCTCGTTAAGCCAGCATGCGTGGAGCCAGCTTTTTGCCACACTCGCCGCACCGGACTCACCGGAAGGGCAGCTTTACCAAAGTATTGCCGAACTCAGCTTGCAGGTGCGGGCAGGCTTTGTCACCGGAAGTATTGACCTCGTGTGCGAAATAAACAGGCGCTACGCCCTCATCGACTATAAAAGCAACCTCTTGGGGAATCACGAACAGGCGTATGAAATTGCCAGCCTGCACCACGCCATGCAAAACGGAAAATACGCTTTGCAGTATCTGCTGTACAGCGTGGCACTCCACCGCTACTTGCAGCACCGACTGGCAAACTACCGCTATTGTGACCACTTTGGTGGAGTCTATTACCTGTTTTTGCGCGGCATGGCGTATGGCAAAGGAGTTTTTACCGTGATGCCTGCCGAAGAGCAGATCGAAACACTGAGCCGAGCTTTGGGGTGA
- a CDS encoding Fic family protein: MSTYHPPYTITEEILNRVAALSEAIGRLSVFTDQARVLRLRRINRVRTIHGSLAIEGNTLSEAQITAILEGKRVIAPPREVQEVKNALAVYDRFSEWHPAAEKDLLEAHRILMSSLIDEIGCYRRGGVGVMAGQEVIHMAPPAERVPLLMADLFGWLAATDAHPLIASSVFHYEFEFIHPFADGNGRMGRLWQSLILARWKAEFADIPVESLIFEHQAEYYQALRESTQQADSAPFIIFMLRMIQEALETSTPQVAPQVTPQVGELLAMIQGEMSREDLQNALGLSDRKSFRDRYLKPALDGGFIEMTIADKPNSRLQKYRLTDKGLHFS; the protein is encoded by the coding sequence GTGAGTACTTACCACCCACCCTACACTATCACGGAAGAAATATTAAACCGTGTGGCTGCTCTCAGTGAAGCCATTGGCCGTTTATCGGTATTTACTGACCAAGCCAGGGTACTCCGGCTGCGGCGCATCAACCGTGTCCGCACCATCCACGGTTCGCTGGCTATCGAGGGCAACACTTTGAGCGAAGCGCAAATTACGGCGATTCTGGAGGGGAAGCGGGTTATTGCTCCACCGCGCGAAGTGCAGGAAGTAAAAAACGCTTTGGCCGTGTATGACCGTTTTAGCGAGTGGCATCCTGCGGCAGAAAAGGATTTACTCGAAGCGCACCGCATTCTGATGTCTAGCCTGATCGACGAAATAGGCTGCTACCGTCGCGGTGGTGTCGGAGTTATGGCTGGGCAAGAGGTGATCCACATGGCGCCACCCGCCGAACGTGTACCGCTTTTGATGGCTGATCTCTTCGGCTGGCTAGCGGCTACTGATGCTCACCCGTTGATTGCCAGTTCTGTTTTCCATTACGAGTTTGAGTTTATCCACCCATTTGCGGATGGAAATGGCCGCATGGGGCGGTTATGGCAGAGTTTAATTCTGGCGCGTTGGAAGGCTGAATTTGCGGATATTCCAGTAGAAAGTCTAATTTTTGAGCATCAGGCCGAATACTATCAGGCTTTACGGGAAAGCACGCAGCAAGCGGATTCGGCACCGTTTATCATCTTTATGTTGCGCATGATTCAGGAAGCGCTCGAAACGTCAACCCCCCAAGTCGCCCCTCAAGTCACCCCCCAAGTCGGCGAACTGTTGGCCATGATTCAGGGGGAAATGAGCCGCGAAGATCTCCAAAATGCGCTCGGCCTTTCTGACCGCAAATCATTCCGCGACCGCTATCTGAAGCCCGCTCTTGATGGCGGTTTTATTGAAATGACCATCGCCGACAAGCCAAACAGCCGTTTGCAGAAATACCGGCTGACCGACAAAGGTTTGCATTTTTCGTAA
- a CDS encoding 3-deoxy-7-phosphoheptulonate synthase, protein MIRTTDLNVTSLTPIITPANLKQVFPLSEDGATFVTQSRQSIRNILSGKDHRLMVVVGPCSIHDPKAALEYAERLAKLNRDVQDRLFLVMRVYFEKPRTTIGWKGLINDPDLNGTHQISKGLGVARKLLCDITDLGIPIATEMLDPITPQFVADMISWGAIGARTTEAQTHREMASGLSFPVGFKNGTDGGLQIAIDAIKAAQHPHHFLGINLDGRTSIVKTTGNQFVHIVLRGGNTKPNFFPEDIRETEAILQKSGLVPNIMVDCSHANSFKDHERQAESLASVLEQIRGGNTSIFGIMMESNLKSGNQPMMPCASKLRYGVSITDKCIDWETTERLLRDARLVLDEIDGRSARQEPTG, encoded by the coding sequence ATGATTCGTACCACCGACCTGAACGTCACCAGCCTTACCCCGATTATCACCCCCGCCAATCTGAAACAAGTGTTCCCCCTTTCCGAAGACGGCGCGACCTTCGTCACCCAGTCGCGGCAGAGCATTCGCAACATCCTGAGCGGCAAAGATCACCGTTTGATGGTCGTCGTCGGCCCTTGCTCCATTCACGACCCGAAAGCCGCGCTGGAATATGCCGAACGTTTGGCAAAACTCAACCGTGACGTGCAGGATCGCCTCTTTCTCGTCATGCGGGTATATTTTGAAAAACCGCGCACCACCATTGGATGGAAAGGGCTGATTAACGACCCCGACCTGAACGGAACGCACCAAATTTCCAAAGGGCTGGGCGTTGCCAGAAAACTGCTGTGCGATATTACCGATCTGGGTATTCCCATTGCGACCGAAATGCTTGATCCAATCACCCCGCAATTTGTCGCCGATATGATCAGCTGGGGCGCCATTGGTGCACGGACAACCGAAGCGCAAACGCACCGTGAAATGGCCAGTGGCCTTTCGTTCCCCGTCGGCTTTAAAAACGGCACCGACGGCGGTTTGCAAATCGCCATCGACGCGATTAAAGCCGCACAGCATCCGCACCACTTCCTCGGCATCAACCTTGACGGGCGGACATCCATCGTCAAAACCACCGGCAACCAGTTTGTCCACATCGTGCTGCGTGGCGGAAATACCAAGCCGAACTTCTTCCCTGAAGATATCCGCGAAACCGAAGCAATTTTGCAGAAATCCGGCCTTGTCCCCAACATCATGGTGGACTGCTCGCATGCCAATTCGTTTAAAGATCACGAACGGCAAGCCGAATCGCTGGCATCCGTTCTGGAGCAAATCCGTGGCGGCAACACCTCGATTTTCGGCATCATGATGGAGAGCAACCTGAAAAGCGGTAACCAACCCATGATGCCCTGCGCATCGAAACTTCGCTATGGCGTTTCGATCACCGATAAATGTATCGATTGGGAAACCACCGAACGGCTACTGCGTGATGCGCGGCTGGTGCTGGACGAAATCGATGGACGTTCGGCACGGCAGGAACCGACGGGGTGA
- a CDS encoding CBS domain-containing protein yields MQIIVSHANPDFDAFASMVAASKLHPDAVVVIVDSPSITVQRYLAHYPFPNPPQPSSTIDPTDVTELIVVDTSQPQRLGSFATLYGMVPTTIYDHHPLPETELPPNALIEMNICSCGSNAAFMTQLLRQKSHAITPALATLLMTGIHEDTGHLLYRSTTPLDYQSAAYLLECGAEMEVVDRLLARHWQDAEIHILSDLLRHSETRMILGVNVALCYADFHQYVPDVSGMLGNIMTMKESDLLCALLRMEGRIYAIVRSKCFVSAREVAAIFNGDGHRDAASATVHHMTLLQAVEAFWLQMKAVVARMKQAATIMSAPPKVITLHSTIASVCAFLGREGLNCLPVVNRNDTLYGIVGKTAAFKAREHGLGMEEIASIAETEITSLPPEAPFDAIEAVLLRGLQGLIPIVNAEKKVVGVITRTDLLREYRYETDSKTVAQKREAEAGPQQKNVYRLLGEVAGAHVRQLLESIAAIANEAERNVYLVGGVVRDLMMRRPNHDIDLVVEGEGITFATQIAQKLGGRINTHERFGTSIVILADGKRVDIASSRSEYYEHPGALPTVSLSSIKRDLYRRDFTINAMAISLNTFALVDFFGGMQDIRDRRIRILHSLSFIDDPTRMFRAVRFEQRYDFPIGDQTLRLIKSARDLDLLQHVSHKRLYDELRHMFTEARPTKCLRRLFELRLMQGLHPELVYDAKTMTLIDTLEELLIAYDFLAPALERKDILYLTLLLRTMDTDTRESFPILRETPKKYAAIVRYGYGQAGDIIFSLGREKEFWKQLQIASKPPVEIILLALARGKNTLGAQFLQEYLCRYRYQRPQLKGNDLIALGVPVGKAIERGLFELWAFVACSQTPPARDEEERWAKHQLVPRLTAQE; encoded by the coding sequence GTGCAAATAATCGTCAGTCATGCGAATCCTGATTTCGATGCCTTCGCGTCCATGGTAGCTGCAAGTAAGCTCCATCCCGACGCGGTAGTGGTGATTGTCGATTCGCCCAGCATTACCGTGCAGCGCTATTTAGCACACTATCCATTTCCGAATCCGCCTCAACCATCCAGCACTATCGACCCCACAGACGTTACGGAATTGATAGTTGTCGACACCTCACAACCGCAACGTTTAGGCTCTTTTGCTACGCTCTACGGCATGGTTCCTACCACCATTTATGATCACCACCCGCTTCCTGAAACAGAACTTCCCCCGAATGCTTTGATCGAAATGAACATCTGTAGTTGCGGCTCCAATGCGGCTTTTATGACACAACTCTTGCGTCAAAAATCCCACGCTATAACGCCAGCACTGGCAACACTTTTAATGACTGGCATTCACGAAGATACCGGTCATCTGCTCTACCGCTCGACCACGCCGCTCGACTATCAAAGTGCCGCTTACTTGCTGGAGTGTGGCGCGGAGATGGAAGTGGTAGATCGCCTCCTCGCGCGCCATTGGCAGGATGCCGAAATTCATATTCTCAGCGACCTTTTGCGGCATAGCGAAACGCGCATGATTCTCGGCGTCAATGTTGCGCTGTGTTACGCCGATTTTCATCAATACGTTCCTGACGTATCGGGGATGCTGGGAAATATTATGACGATGAAGGAATCCGACCTCCTTTGCGCTCTTTTGCGGATGGAAGGGCGGATTTATGCCATTGTCCGTAGCAAATGTTTTGTTTCGGCGCGTGAAGTTGCCGCCATATTTAACGGCGATGGGCACCGCGATGCGGCCAGCGCGACCGTGCATCACATGACACTTTTGCAGGCAGTTGAGGCTTTTTGGCTGCAAATGAAGGCCGTTGTCGCGCGGATGAAGCAAGCGGCTACCATCATGAGTGCGCCGCCGAAAGTCATTACCCTGCATAGCACCATAGCCAGCGTATGTGCCTTTTTGGGGCGTGAAGGGCTTAACTGTCTGCCCGTCGTGAACCGTAATGACACGCTCTATGGCATCGTCGGCAAAACCGCCGCCTTTAAAGCACGCGAACATGGCCTTGGGATGGAAGAAATTGCCTCTATTGCCGAAACCGAAATCACCTCGCTCCCTCCCGAAGCACCATTTGACGCGATTGAAGCCGTCCTCTTGCGCGGATTGCAAGGGTTGATTCCCATCGTGAACGCCGAGAAAAAAGTGGTTGGCGTTATTACCCGCACCGACCTTTTACGTGAATATCGCTACGAAACCGACAGTAAAACCGTTGCTCAAAAACGGGAAGCCGAAGCGGGGCCGCAGCAGAAAAATGTCTATCGCCTGCTTGGGGAAGTGGCGGGCGCGCACGTGCGCCAACTGCTTGAATCAATTGCCGCTATCGCCAATGAAGCGGAGCGCAATGTGTATCTGGTTGGTGGTGTGGTGCGCGATTTGATGATGCGCCGCCCGAATCACGATATTGACCTCGTTGTCGAAGGTGAAGGGATCACCTTTGCCACACAGATCGCCCAGAAACTTGGTGGGCGAATCAACACGCACGAACGTTTTGGAACCAGCATCGTCATCCTTGCCGATGGTAAACGGGTTGACATCGCCTCCAGCCGCTCGGAGTATTACGAACACCCTGGCGCGCTCCCCACCGTTTCGCTCAGTTCCATCAAGCGCGACCTCTACCGCCGCGATTTTACCATCAACGCGATGGCGATTTCGCTCAACACCTTTGCTTTAGTTGATTTTTTTGGCGGCATGCAAGACATCCGCGACCGCCGCATCCGTATTTTACACAGCCTATCGTTCATCGACGATCCCACCCGCATGTTCCGCGCCGTCCGTTTTGAACAGCGCTACGATTTTCCCATTGGCGACCAAACCCTGCGGCTGATAAAAAGCGCACGTGACCTTGATTTACTCCAACACGTCAGCCATAAGCGGCTGTATGACGAATTACGCCACATGTTTACCGAAGCGCGACCCACCAAGTGCTTGCGTCGACTGTTTGAACTGCGCCTTATGCAAGGGCTGCATCCTGAACTGGTGTACGATGCCAAAACCATGACGCTCATCGACACACTGGAAGAGTTGTTAATTGCCTATGACTTTTTAGCACCCGCACTAGAGCGCAAAGATATCCTGTATCTGACGTTACTCCTGCGAACCATGGATACCGACACGCGCGAATCATTCCCCATCTTGCGCGAAACACCCAAAAAATATGCCGCCATTGTCCGCTATGGCTATGGGCAGGCTGGAGATATCATCTTTTCCCTCGGGCGCGAAAAAGAGTTTTGGAAACAATTACAGATTGCCAGCAAACCACCCGTCGAAATTATCCTGCTTGCACTGGCACGGGGAAAAAACACCCTCGGCGCGCAATTCCTGCAAGAATACCTCTGCCGCTATCGCTACCAACGGCCACAACTCAAAGGGAACGACCTCATCGCCCTTGGTGTGCCGGTCGGCAAAGCGATTGAGCGAGGATTATTTGAGCTCTGGGCTTTTGTGGCCTGCAGTCAAACACCACCAGCGCGCGATGAAGAAGAGCGGTGGGCGAAACATCAGCTTGTGCCACGGCTGACCGCTCAAGAATGA
- the hisJ gene encoding histidinol-phosphatase HisJ has product MQDWHVHSGFCPHGSGRSTEEILLERMEQGATLVGFAEHAPFPEGCIDPSPLRDSAIRAQDVEPYLDEVERLREKYAARCDVRIGFEFDYLPGYETTIQDFIDRYGHRMDHALLSLHCLHDRCVDFSAAEMKRLLDDHFSGNVVLLYHDYYQTLARAIRSPWRFPFPVAIGHFDLVKKFRPDFPIDPAVALEAALPALEALAGRGLTVEINTSGLKKPCQEIYPTRAIIAELQKRGVRLQYGSDTH; this is encoded by the coding sequence ATGCAGGATTGGCACGTACACTCCGGCTTTTGCCCTCACGGCAGTGGTCGCTCAACCGAAGAGATCCTTCTGGAACGGATGGAACAGGGCGCAACGCTGGTCGGCTTTGCCGAACATGCGCCATTCCCTGAAGGGTGTATCGACCCTTCGCCCCTCAGAGATAGTGCGATTCGCGCACAGGATGTTGAGCCGTATCTCGACGAAGTGGAGCGCTTGCGCGAAAAATATGCCGCCCGGTGTGATGTTCGCATTGGTTTTGAGTTTGATTATCTCCCCGGATACGAAACCACTATACAAGATTTTATTGACCGTTATGGTCACCGGATGGATCACGCACTTTTGTCACTGCACTGTTTGCATGATCGCTGTGTTGATTTTTCGGCGGCGGAAATGAAACGGTTACTTGATGACCATTTTTCAGGAAATGTGGTGTTACTCTATCACGACTATTATCAAACCTTGGCTCGTGCTATCCGCTCTCCGTGGCGCTTCCCGTTTCCTGTTGCTATTGGCCACTTTGACTTGGTCAAAAAATTCCGCCCTGACTTCCCGATTGATCCTGCTGTGGCGCTCGAAGCGGCTTTGCCAGCACTTGAAGCGTTGGCGGGGAGAGGGTTAACGGTTGAAATCAACACGAGCGGATTAAAAAAGCCCTGTCAGGAAATCTACCCAACGCGGGCGATTATTGCCGAACTGCAAAAACGGGGAGTGCGGCTGCAATATGGGTCGGACACGCATTAG
- a CDS encoding thiol-disulfide oxidoreductase DCC family protein: MHDNDANPHWQLKILYDGACPFCRRTIEFFQNRNHHGLLAFQDIACASFVPSDYGTTWRELNRTVHAIRPDRSLITGMDVFRHAYRAVGLGWLAAPTGWPILRPCFDIAYRLFSRYRVPLSRFFGGYGIPHDDDCNCGRKH, translated from the coding sequence ATGCATGACAACGATGCCAATCCGCATTGGCAGCTAAAAATCCTCTACGATGGCGCTTGCCCATTCTGTCGCCGTACCATCGAATTTTTCCAAAATCGCAACCACCATGGCTTGCTCGCGTTTCAAGACATCGCCTGTGCTAGCTTTGTGCCAAGTGACTATGGCACCACGTGGCGGGAGCTGAATCGCACCGTCCACGCCATCCGACCTGATCGTTCGCTGATTACCGGTATGGATGTTTTTCGTCACGCGTACCGCGCTGTTGGGCTTGGGTGGCTTGCTGCTCCAACCGGATGGCCAATTTTGCGCCCTTGTTTCGATATCGCCTATCGCCTTTTTAGCCGCTACCGCGTGCCGCTCAGTCGTTTTTTTGGTGGCTACGGAATACCGCATGATGATGATTGTAATTGTGGACGGAAGCACTAA
- a CDS encoding aspartate-semialdehyde dehydrogenase yields MSTLQKKDRYNVAVVGATGAVGEVFLDILAERNFPIENLTLLASPRSAGKKVTFKGKEYTIDALTKDSFKNIDIALFSAGGSISKEFGPIAAAAGAVVVDNSSAFRMDAGVPLVVPEVNPQDAFKHQGIIANPNCTTIIMVVALKPLHDYGTVKRVIVSSYQSSSGAGAKGMYELQDQGRQHHEGQPLTISTFPYQLLYNVIPHIDTPQENGYTREEMKMFYETRKIMGLEDIRVSATCVRVPVISAHSESVTIETEKEITPAKARELLNAAPGVKVVDDLPNKIYPMPLFVAGKDDCEVGRIRKDLAFDNGLTFWVVGDQLRKGAALNAIQIAELLIK; encoded by the coding sequence ATGTCTACGCTACAGAAAAAAGATCGCTACAACGTGGCCGTTGTCGGTGCCACTGGCGCGGTCGGAGAAGTCTTTCTTGACATCCTTGCAGAACGCAATTTCCCTATTGAAAACTTAACACTTCTTGCCTCGCCACGCTCTGCTGGAAAAAAGGTGACGTTCAAAGGGAAAGAATACACCATCGATGCCCTGACGAAAGATTCATTTAAGAATATTGATATTGCCCTGTTTTCGGCGGGTGGTTCGATCAGTAAAGAATTCGGCCCGATTGCCGCAGCGGCTGGTGCTGTTGTCGTCGATAACAGCTCGGCGTTCCGTATGGATGCAGGCGTGCCGCTGGTGGTTCCTGAAGTCAACCCGCAAGATGCCTTTAAGCATCAGGGGATTATCGCCAACCCAAACTGTACCACCATTATTATGGTCGTTGCGCTCAAGCCGCTGCACGACTACGGCACCGTTAAACGGGTTATCGTTTCTTCCTATCAGTCTTCTTCTGGAGCTGGTGCCAAGGGGATGTACGAACTACAAGATCAGGGACGCCAACATCACGAAGGGCAACCACTCACGATTAGCACGTTCCCGTATCAGCTTCTTTACAACGTCATTCCGCACATCGATACACCGCAGGAAAATGGCTATACGCGTGAAGAAATGAAGATGTTCTACGAAACCCGTAAAATTATGGGATTAGAAGATATCCGCGTATCGGCCACTTGCGTGCGCGTGCCGGTCATTTCGGCGCATTCAGAATCCGTTACCATTGAAACCGAAAAAGAGATTACTCCAGCCAAAGCGCGTGAACTGCTGAATGCGGCTCCTGGGGTAAAAGTGGTTGACGATTTGCCCAACAAAATCTATCCGATGCCGCTCTTTGTGGCCGGCAAAGATGACTGCGAAGTGGGACGGATCCGCAAAGATCTGGCCTTTGATAACGGCTTGACCTTCTGGGTTGTTGGTGATCAGCTTCGCAAAGGGGCGGCGCTGAACGCCATTCAGATTGCGGAATTACTGATTAAGTAA